The following are encoded together in the Montipora foliosa isolate CH-2021 chromosome 12, ASM3666993v2, whole genome shotgun sequence genome:
- the LOC137978868 gene encoding E3 ubiquitin-protein ligase TRIM71-like — translation MDIKTFLDNIHEHACCSVCMTRFTNPKQLPCLHSFCLHCLQRIQQTSGIRDTISCPECRRNFRIPATGDLNAFPTNFRINSLLDALPVTECKTISIKCGNCDKTSGESAYCFTCCSFWCDDCLPLHNRIKTFKEHHALALKDFSGEHFENIFKQPTLCGKHEKKELEFFCQACKITICNACALTDHEGHDKIVLEDAAMERKSRVNTAIESKKRRVLEKMTRIAKINENCFSIQEQAARVKSDVQQFADSFIAVIEAQKNHIFDEVENEVRESLQFLGEQRHEIEEDVKMQKTEIEKTELILKRSTNAQIIQPHAFIDKIVQEKAEKEHSANCDVEHVMAFVFEGNERLFCDLKVQQIGCFKSFITKTSPEDSSAEGKGIREGTVGLKAEIVVTTRNIQKEQCYQERDRVTLGIRNREGSDNAIKPQVQDNKDGTYKISYFAKETGTCQASVKVNGGHVRGSPFEVQIKRRQFRPVLSFGQQGSNAGMLLYGPWGVAVNDKDEIAVSEVGNHRVQIFASNGTHVRSFGKKGNQQGEFDSPAGIAFHNDKIIVADRMNHRVQLFSEEGHYLNHFRGEGSRDHQPQYPRGLSIDSDGNIIVADRGNKLIKIFSLDGRCLRSVGTEGTFISPFHCIQHDNYLIASDIDDHRIKVFNREGKFLYKIGNEGNGDGEFDQPGFLSVDRAGHLLVCDTSNHRVQVFKLSGEFVTKFGVCGTRTGEFNRPLSTAVLSDGKIIVTDLNNHRVQIFE, via the coding sequence ATGGATATCAAAACTTTTCTAGACAATATTCATGAACACGCTTGTTGTTCTGTATGTATGACCAGGTTCACTAATCCAAAGCAGCTTCCTTGTTTACACAGTTTTTGCCTTCATTGCCTGCAAAGGATTCAACAAACGAGCGGAATTCGAGATACTATTTCATGCCCAGAGTGCAGACGAAACTTCAGGATCCCTGCAACCGGTGATCTTAACGCTTTTCCAACAAACTTCCGTATCAACAGTTTGTTGGATGCTTTGCCTGTCACAGAATGCAAGACGATCAGCATCAAGTGTGGAAATTGCGATAAAACAAGTGGAGAATCTGCGTACTGCTTCACTTGTTGCTCGTTCTGGTGTGATGACTGCCTCCCTCTGCATAACCGAATAAAAACATTCAAGGAACACCACgctttggctttgaaagactTTAGTGGCGAacactttgaaaacatttttaagcagccaacactttgtgggAAACACGAAAAGAAAGAATTGGAGTTTTTCTGTCAGGCGTGCAAGATAACCATTTGCAACGCCTGTGCTCTAACAGATCACGAAGGTCACGATAAGATTGTTTTGGAAGATGCCGCAATGGAACGTAAATCGAGAGTCAATACAGCAATTGAATCAAAAAAACGAAGAGTGCTGGAGAAGATGACAAGGATTGCGAAAATTAATGAAAACTGCTTTTCAATTCAAGAACAAGCCGCACGAGTGAAGAGCGATGTGCAGCAGTTTGCCGACAGTTTCATTGCTGTCATTGAAGCGCAAAAGAATCACATCTTTGATGAGGTGGAAAACGAAGTGCGAGAATCGTTGCAGTTTCTAGGAGAGCAAAGGCACGAAATTGAAGAAGACGTGAAAATGCAAAaaacagaaattgaaaaaaccgAACTGATTTTAAAGCGAAGCACAAACGCTCAAATCATTCAGCCCCATGCATTTATTGACAAAATAGTTCAGGAAAAAGCGGAAAAAGAACATTCAGCTAACTGCGACGTCGAACATGTCATGGCCTTTGTCTTTGAAGGGAACGAAAGATTGTTTTGTGATCTAAAAGTCCAACAAATAGGCTGTTTTAAAAGTTTTATCACCAAAACTAGCCCGGAAGACTCCAGTGCTGAGGGAAAAGGAATCCGCGAGGGAACTGTTGGACTTAAAGCTGAGATTGTTGTCACAACAAGGAACATACAAAAAGAACAATGCTACCAAGAACGAGACCGCGTGACACTGGGAATCAGAAATCGTGAAGGCAGTGACAACGCGATCAAGCCTCAAGTCCAAGATAACAAAGATGGCACTTACAAGATCAGCTATTTTGCCAAAGAAACCGGAACATGTCAGGCATCCGTAAAAGTCAATGGAGGACATGTTCGTGGCAGCCCTTTTGAGGTTCAAATCAAACGCAGACAGTTCAGACCTGTGTTATCCTTTGGACAACAAGGTTCAAACGCTGGAATGCTGCTATACGGGCCCTGGGGGGTAGCTGTGAATGACAAAGATGAGATTGCAGTTAGCGAGGTTGGCAACCACAGAGTACAGATATTTGCCAGTAATGGGACTCACGTAAGATCGTTTGGTAAAAAGGGTAATCAGCAAGGAGAGTTTGACTCGCCTGCTGGAATAGCTTTTCATAATGATAAGATTATAGTGGCAGACCGTATGAACCACCGAGTTCAACTGTTTAGTGAAGAGGGTCATTATCTTAATCATTTTCGAGGAGAAGGAAGCCGGGATCACCAGCCTCAGTATCCTCGTGGCCTGTCAATTGACAGCGATGGCAACATTATTGTTGCTGATAGAGGTAACAAATTAATCAAAATATTTTCACTCGATGGTCGGTGTTTGCGCAGTGTCGGTACTGAAGGTACTTTCATCTCTCCCTTTCACTGCATCCAACACGACAACTATCTTATCGCGTCAGACATAGATGATCACCGTATAAAAGTTTTTAATAGGGAGGGGAAGTTTCTTTATAAAATTGGAAATGAGGGGAACGGGGATGGAGAGTTCGATCAACCTGGCTTCCTGTCAGTGGACAGAGCGGGACATCTGCTGGTTTGTGATACATCGAATCACCGAGTGCAGGTGTTTAAACTCAGCGGAGAGTTTGTAACTAAGTTTGGAGTATGTGGTACAAGGACAGGAGAGTTCAATCGCCCGCTTTCTACAGCAGTCCTTAGCGATGGTAAAATAATTGTCACCGACCTAAATAACCATCGTGTTCAGATTTTTGAATAG